A genomic window from Prunus persica cultivar Lovell chromosome G2, Prunus_persica_NCBIv2, whole genome shotgun sequence includes:
- the LOC18786097 gene encoding uncharacterized protein LOC18786097 produces MACISAPPLLSNPCGSVKPARLSWASSFPKLGISFNCITAPPSSLHTHNKDSFIRAAWTRRSRGEAAKRPNRKSWSQRTDMYMRPFLLDVFFSKRFIHAKVMHRGTSKVISVASTNSKDLRYSLTSLVDNDACRVIGNLIAERCKDADVFAMSFEPKKNERIEGRLGIVLDTIKENGIMFV; encoded by the exons ATGGCCTGCATATCAGCTCCTCCTCTTTTGTCAAATCCATGTGGTTCAGTGAAACCCGCTCGGCTCTCATGGGCTTCTTCTTTTCCCAAGCTTGGCATCTCCTTCAATTGCATCACAGCCCCTCCTAGTTCCCTTCACACGCACAACAAG GATTCCTTCATTCGAGCTGCATGGACCCGGAGATCTCGAGGTGAGGCTGCAAAAAGACCTAATAGGAAATCATGGTCGCAAAGGACAGATATGTACATGAGGCCATTTTTACTggatgttttcttttcaaaacgATTTATCCATGCCAAAGTGATGCACCGGGGTACCAGCAAAGTGATATCCGTGGCTAGCACAAATTCCAAGGATTTGAGGTATTCGTTGACGTCACTTGTCGACAACGATGCGTGTCGAGTGATAGGAAACCTGATCGCAGAGAGGTGCAAGGATGCTGATGTTTTTGCAATGTCTTTTGAGCCCAAAAAGAATGAGAGGATTGAGGGTAGGCTTGGAATTGTACTTGATACCATTAAGGAGAACGGAATCATGTTTGTTTAG